A DNA window from Bacteroides cellulosilyticus contains the following coding sequences:
- a CDS encoding tetratricopeptide repeat protein: MKKFLLSIALCCAATNFFAQTTEPGNLINEGKAALEAKNYQEAFTKFSTYLTQTNNQDSVIAYNCGVCADKIKKPEEALKYFDIAIQKKYNLGNAYVGKAGALKDLKKDSEYLATLKEGIEAAPENKTLKRLHANYYLNAGIKAQKANKLDDAEEAFKQVLADDEKNTNALYSLGTLSYNKAALVLKNAAPLANSDKAKYDAQKEIADKNFQNAKTYLERALPLLSADKPREKSMIDNIKKLLPQIEAQLK; this comes from the coding sequence ATGAAAAAATTTTTGTTATCCATTGCGCTGTGTTGTGCAGCAACTAACTTTTTTGCGCAAACTACAGAACCTGGAAATCTAATTAACGAAGGAAAGGCAGCACTCGAAGCCAAAAATTACCAGGAAGCATTTACAAAATTCAGTACCTACCTGACACAGACAAACAATCAGGACTCTGTTATCGCTTACAACTGCGGCGTTTGTGCCGATAAAATCAAAAAACCGGAAGAAGCTCTCAAGTATTTTGATATTGCTATTCAAAAGAAATACAATCTGGGAAATGCATATGTAGGTAAAGCCGGTGCATTGAAGGATTTGAAAAAAGACAGTGAGTATCTTGCTACTCTGAAAGAGGGTATAGAAGCAGCTCCAGAAAACAAGACATTGAAAAGACTTCATGCTAATTATTATCTGAATGCCGGTATTAAAGCACAAAAGGCTAATAAACTGGATGATGCTGAAGAAGCTTTCAAACAGGTACTTGCTGACGATGAAAAGAATACCAACGCATTGTACAGCTTGGGTACACTTTCTTATAACAAGGCAGCTTTAGTTCTGAAGAATGCAGCACCATTGGCTAATTCAGATAAAGCTAAGTACGATGCACAGAAAGAAATCGCTGACAAAAACTTCCAGAATGCTAAAACGTATCTGGAACGCGCACTCCCCTTACTCTCGGCAGACAAACCTCGTGAAAAAAGTATGATAGATAATATTAAGAAACTATTGCCGCAAATTGAAGCGCAATTGAAATAA
- a CDS encoding AbgT family transporter, with protein sequence MNNKWRLPHPATMFLLLTLAVIVLSWIFDIYGLSVFQPQTGEEIRVQSLLSPEGVRWLLRHVVTNFTGFAPLGLVIVAMFGIGVAQHSGFIDACIRGGARRKHNPWRMVILVIFLGLLSNVVGDAGYIILLPIAATLFHSVGLHPVAGIITAYVSVSCGYSANLMLSTLDPMLAASTQEAADMANVSPGNTGPLCNYYFLFASTFLLAFIIYQVTRRNLLPALGEYAGHIRFNGYKQLSRKERRAMIGAVSIGVIYTTVILWATFSSWGILRSVNGGLIRSPFIEGILFLLSFGIGLMGMVYGFASGRYRTDGDVIEGLTQPMKLLGVYFVIAFFAAQMFACFEYSHLDKCIAIMGADMLSSIHLGSLWILILFILFTALVNLIMVSATAKWTFMSFIFVPFFANMGISPDMVQCAFRIGDSATNAITPFMFYMPLILTYMQQYDKQATYGSLLKYTWRYSLYILLAWTLLFILWYVTGLPLGL encoded by the coding sequence ATGAATAACAAATGGCGTTTACCGCATCCGGCAACAATGTTTCTCTTGTTGACGCTGGCTGTCATTGTCTTATCGTGGATATTTGACATTTACGGCCTGAGCGTGTTTCAACCGCAAACAGGGGAGGAGATACGGGTACAAAGTTTGCTTAGTCCGGAAGGTGTTCGTTGGCTGTTGCGGCATGTGGTTACTAATTTCACGGGGTTTGCTCCGCTGGGCTTAGTAATTGTGGCTATGTTTGGTATCGGGGTGGCACAACATTCAGGTTTTATAGATGCTTGTATCCGTGGTGGGGCACGTCGTAAGCATAATCCATGGCGCATGGTGATACTGGTTATTTTCTTGGGATTACTTTCCAATGTAGTAGGGGATGCCGGATACATTATTCTTTTACCGATTGCAGCAACTTTGTTCCATTCGGTCGGTCTGCATCCGGTTGCAGGTATTATTACGGCATACGTTTCTGTTTCGTGTGGGTATAGCGCTAACCTGATGCTAAGTACTTTGGATCCTATGCTTGCTGCCAGTACCCAAGAAGCCGCAGATATGGCAAATGTGTCACCTGGAAATACAGGGCCTTTATGCAATTACTATTTCTTGTTTGCATCTACTTTTTTGCTGGCTTTTATTATTTATCAGGTAACCCGCCGTAATCTTCTTCCGGCTTTGGGGGAATATGCCGGTCATATTCGTTTCAATGGTTATAAGCAATTATCCCGCAAAGAACGTCGTGCTATGATAGGTGCAGTATCTATCGGGGTGATTTATACAACCGTGATTCTTTGGGCTACTTTCTCTTCATGGGGTATTTTGCGTAGTGTGAATGGTGGTCTGATCCGTTCTCCTTTTATAGAGGGCATTCTGTTTTTGCTTTCTTTTGGTATCGGGCTTATGGGGATGGTTTATGGCTTTGCTTCCGGTCGTTATCGTACAGATGGAGATGTGATTGAGGGGCTTACTCAACCTATGAAATTGTTGGGTGTTTACTTTGTTATCGCTTTCTTTGCTGCTCAGATGTTTGCGTGTTTCGAGTATTCTCATTTGGATAAATGTATAGCCATTATGGGAGCGGACATGCTTTCGTCCATCCATCTTGGGAGTTTATGGATACTCATTCTATTTATTCTATTTACAGCACTTGTGAACCTTATTATGGTCTCTGCCACTGCCAAGTGGACTTTCATGTCTTTCATCTTTGTTCCGTTCTTTGCCAATATGGGGATTTCTCCGGATATGGTGCAATGCGCTTTTCGTATTGGCGACAGTGCCACCAATGCCATCACTCCTTTCATGTTCTACATGCCTCTTATCCTTACTTACATGCAGCAATATGATAAGCAAGCGACCTATGGTTCATTACTGAAATATACATGGAGATACTCTCTATATATATTATTAGCCTGGACTTTGTTATTTATTTTATGGTATGTAACTGGTTTACCATTAGGATTATAA
- a CDS encoding DUF5932 domain-containing protein produces the protein MEDKKFKVIIVEDVKLELKGTEEIFRHEIPNAEVIGTAMTESEFWTLIEAGVPDLVLLDLGLGGSTTIGVDICRNIFKRYPGVHVLIFTGEILNEKLWVDVLNAGADGIILKTGELLTKTDVQAVMDGKKLVFNYPILEKIVDRFKQSVANDAKRQEAVISYDIDEYDERFLRHLALGYTKDMIANLKGMPFGVKSLEKRQNDLVNRLFPQGERVGVNATRLVVRALELRILDIDNLEADDE, from the coding sequence ATGGAAGACAAGAAATTCAAAGTAATTATTGTAGAAGACGTTAAGCTTGAACTGAAAGGAACGGAAGAAATCTTCCGCCATGAAATACCCAACGCAGAAGTTATCGGTACGGCTATGACCGAAAGCGAATTCTGGACATTGATAGAAGCTGGAGTTCCTGATTTGGTCTTGCTGGATTTAGGATTGGGTGGTTCTACTACTATTGGTGTGGATATCTGCCGTAATATCTTTAAGCGTTATCCGGGAGTACACGTACTCATATTTACCGGAGAAATTCTGAATGAAAAGCTTTGGGTGGATGTTCTGAATGCGGGTGCTGACGGTATTATTTTGAAAACAGGTGAGCTGCTTACGAAAACAGATGTACAGGCAGTAATGGATGGAAAGAAGCTGGTTTTTAATTATCCTATTCTAGAAAAAATTGTAGACCGTTTCAAGCAATCTGTTGCGAATGATGCCAAACGTCAGGAAGCGGTTATCAGTTATGATATTGATGAGTATGACGAACGTTTCCTACGCCATCTGGCATTGGGGTATACCAAAGATATGATTGCTAACTTGAAAGGTATGCCTTTTGGAGTTAAATCTCTGGAAAAGCGTCAGAATGATTTGGTAAACCGTCTGTTTCCACAAGGAGAGCGGGTAGGAGTGAATGCAACCCGTCTGGTTGTGCGTGCTTTGGAACTCCGTATTCTTGATATAGATAATCTGGAAGCAGATGATGAATAA